From a region of the Burkholderia lata genome:
- a CDS encoding LysR family transcriptional regulator → MRLNLRQIEVFRAIMLTGSISGAAKLLHVSQPAVSRLISYAEQRLGLALFERIKGRLYPTPEAQRLFVEVNAVYQGVQRVNEIAEDLIENRMGHLRIACSPNLGQSLLPRAIAAFYERFPDVRIILHTMIPSVLLQAVLTQQVELGIAFLQDTHPNVESQRLYENRMVAAVPASHPFARRKTLAVRDLADQPLIGYGSDIPLGQLVRRLFSDEGLVPQVKIEVQQAHVACALAQAGTGIALIDELTVAGPVWPQIVVKPIVPTIAAPVSVLHPVLAPLSRLAHEFIDTLHALSAPA, encoded by the coding sequence GTGCGTCTGAACCTGCGCCAGATCGAGGTGTTTCGCGCCATCATGCTGACCGGCTCGATCAGCGGCGCCGCGAAGCTGCTGCACGTGTCGCAGCCGGCCGTCTCGCGGCTCATTTCGTATGCCGAGCAGCGGCTCGGCCTCGCGCTGTTCGAGCGCATCAAGGGGCGGCTCTACCCGACGCCGGAAGCGCAGCGGCTGTTCGTCGAAGTGAATGCGGTGTACCAGGGCGTGCAGCGCGTCAACGAAATCGCCGAAGACCTGATCGAGAACCGGATGGGCCATCTGCGCATCGCGTGCAGCCCCAATCTCGGCCAGTCGCTGCTGCCGCGCGCGATCGCCGCGTTCTACGAACGTTTTCCCGACGTGCGCATCATCCTGCACACGATGATCCCGAGCGTGCTGCTGCAGGCGGTGCTCACGCAGCAGGTCGAGCTCGGCATCGCGTTCCTGCAGGACACGCACCCGAACGTCGAAAGCCAGCGCCTCTATGAAAACCGGATGGTCGCGGCCGTGCCCGCGTCACACCCGTTCGCGCGCCGCAAGACGCTGGCCGTGCGCGATCTCGCGGACCAGCCGCTGATCGGCTATGGCAGCGACATCCCGCTCGGGCAACTGGTGCGGCGGCTGTTCAGCGACGAAGGGCTCGTGCCGCAGGTCAAGATCGAGGTGCAGCAGGCGCACGTCGCGTGCGCGCTCGCGCAGGCCGGCACCGGCATCGCGCTGATCGACGAGCTGACGGTAGCAGGCCCCGTGTGGCCGCAGATCGTCGTGAAGCCGATCGTGCCGACCATTGCCGCGCCGGTCAGCGTGCTGCACCCCGTGCTGGCACCGCTGTCGCGGCTCGCGCACGAGTTCATCGACACGCTGCACGCGCTCTCCGCCCCCGCGTGA
- a CDS encoding DUF917 domain-containing protein: MGRILSSKDVEAAVKGGSVFACGGGGWADHGRELGTLAVTIGRPELVSIDELPDDAWIATAAAIGAPGGLTDWQMLGADYVKAAQLVQDALGAPLAGLIIGQNGMSSTLNAWLPSALLGTKVVDAVGDIRAHPTGDMGSLGLASSTAPMIQAAAGGNREHHAYMEVVVRGATAKVSPVLRKAADMAGGFIASCRNPIRASYVRQHAALGGISRALALGEAIIDAERRGGSAVIDAICAATQGEIIASGKVERNTLEYTREAFDVGLVYLGSGTQRAVIHVMNEHMAVDDAHGERIATYPDVITTLDAEGRPVSAGQLKEGMEIHVLRVAKAHIPLSSSVFDPAVYPPVEAALGISIADYALAR; encoded by the coding sequence ATGGGACGCATTCTGTCTTCGAAGGACGTCGAAGCCGCCGTCAAGGGCGGTTCGGTTTTCGCATGCGGCGGCGGCGGCTGGGCCGACCACGGCCGTGAACTCGGCACGCTCGCGGTCACGATCGGCCGCCCCGAACTGGTGAGCATCGACGAGTTGCCGGACGACGCGTGGATCGCCACGGCCGCCGCGATCGGCGCACCGGGCGGCCTCACCGACTGGCAGATGCTCGGCGCCGATTACGTGAAGGCCGCGCAGCTCGTGCAGGACGCGCTCGGCGCGCCGCTCGCGGGGCTCATCATCGGGCAGAACGGGATGTCGAGCACGCTGAACGCGTGGCTGCCGTCCGCGTTGCTCGGCACCAAGGTGGTCGATGCAGTGGGCGACATCCGCGCGCATCCGACCGGCGACATGGGCTCGCTCGGCCTCGCGTCGAGCACCGCGCCGATGATCCAGGCCGCCGCCGGCGGCAACCGCGAACACCATGCGTACATGGAAGTGGTCGTGCGCGGCGCGACCGCGAAAGTGTCGCCCGTGCTGCGCAAGGCGGCCGACATGGCCGGCGGTTTCATCGCGAGCTGCCGCAACCCGATTCGCGCGTCGTACGTGCGCCAGCATGCGGCGCTCGGCGGCATCAGCCGCGCACTCGCGCTCGGCGAAGCGATCATCGACGCCGAGCGGCGCGGCGGCAGCGCGGTGATCGATGCGATCTGCGCGGCCACGCAAGGCGAAATCATCGCGAGCGGCAAGGTCGAGCGCAATACGCTCGAATACACGCGCGAAGCGTTCGACGTCGGCCTCGTCTACCTCGGCAGCGGCACGCAGCGCGCGGTCATTCACGTGATGAACGAACACATGGCGGTAGACGATGCGCACGGCGAGCGGATCGCGACCTACCCGGACGTGATCACGACGCTCGATGCCGAAGGCCGCCCCGTCAGCGCGGGCCAGTTGAAGGAAGGGATGGAGATCCACGTGCTGCGGGTGGCGAAGGCGCACATTCCGCTGTCGTCGTCGGTGTTCGATCCCGCCGTGTATCCGCCGGTCGAAGCCGCGCTCGGCATCTCGATCGCCGACTATGCGCTCGCGCGCTGA
- a CDS encoding urocanate hydratase, whose translation MTRTFEVTSGTTLRCKGWRQEALLRLLENVLAVGEDPDQLIVYAALGRAARDWPSHDAIVRTLKTMDENETLVVQSGKPVALLRTHASAPLVVMANCNLIGQWAKAEHFYELERRNLICWGGLTAGDWQYIGSQGVIQGTYEIFSRIAERHFDNDLRGRFILTAGLGGMGGAQPLAGRMANAATLVVEIDQTRIDKRLQIGFLERQARDLDEALALIRDAQARREPISVGLLGNAADVFPAILARGVVPDIVTDQTAAHDLVYGYVPSGYTLDEVRTLRDSDRTKLMDASRASIVRHVEAMLGFKDRGAIVFDNGNLIRTHAKDGGVARAFEIPVFTEAFLRPLFCRAIGPFRWIALSNDPNDIRVIDDYLLEHFPDNRIVTNWIRKARECVPFEGLPARIAWLGHGERTRLALAVNAMVRDGVLAGPVAFTRDHLDAGAMAHPNIMTENLRDGSDAVADWPLLNAMMSCSSMADLVAIHSGGGGYSGYMTSAGITVVADGSAAANERLTLSMTNDTALGVIRYADAGYEEALDEAQRKQIPHIRL comes from the coding sequence ATGACCCGCACCTTCGAAGTGACCTCGGGCACCACGCTGCGCTGCAAGGGCTGGCGCCAGGAAGCGCTGCTGCGCCTGCTCGAGAACGTGCTCGCCGTCGGCGAGGATCCCGACCAGTTGATCGTCTACGCGGCGCTCGGCCGTGCGGCGCGCGACTGGCCGTCGCACGACGCGATCGTGCGCACGCTGAAGACGATGGACGAGAACGAGACGCTCGTCGTTCAATCCGGCAAGCCCGTCGCGCTGCTGCGCACGCACGCGAGCGCACCGCTCGTCGTGATGGCGAACTGCAACCTGATCGGCCAGTGGGCGAAAGCCGAGCACTTCTACGAACTGGAACGGCGCAACCTGATCTGCTGGGGCGGCCTCACGGCCGGCGACTGGCAGTACATCGGCTCGCAGGGCGTGATCCAGGGCACCTACGAAATCTTCTCGCGGATCGCGGAGCGCCACTTCGACAACGACCTGCGCGGGCGCTTCATCCTGACGGCCGGCCTCGGCGGGATGGGCGGCGCGCAGCCGCTCGCGGGCCGGATGGCGAACGCGGCGACGCTCGTCGTCGAGATCGACCAGACGCGCATCGACAAGCGGCTGCAGATCGGCTTCCTCGAACGGCAGGCGCGCGATCTCGACGAGGCGCTCGCGCTGATCCGCGACGCGCAGGCCCGGCGCGAACCGATCTCGGTCGGCCTGCTCGGCAACGCGGCCGACGTGTTCCCGGCGATCCTCGCGCGCGGTGTCGTGCCCGACATCGTCACCGACCAGACGGCCGCGCACGATCTCGTGTACGGCTACGTGCCGTCGGGCTACACGCTCGACGAAGTGCGCACGCTGCGCGACAGCGACCGCACGAAGCTGATGGACGCGAGCCGCGCGTCGATCGTGCGGCACGTCGAAGCGATGCTCGGCTTCAAGGATCGCGGCGCGATCGTGTTCGACAACGGCAACCTGATCCGCACGCATGCGAAGGACGGTGGCGTGGCACGCGCATTCGAAATCCCGGTGTTCACCGAAGCGTTCCTGCGCCCGCTGTTCTGCCGCGCAATCGGCCCGTTCCGCTGGATCGCACTGTCGAACGACCCGAACGACATCCGCGTCATCGACGACTACCTGCTCGAACACTTCCCGGACAACCGGATCGTCACGAACTGGATCCGCAAGGCGCGCGAATGCGTGCCGTTCGAAGGGCTGCCGGCCCGCATCGCGTGGCTCGGCCACGGCGAGCGCACGCGGCTCGCGCTGGCGGTCAACGCGATGGTACGCGACGGCGTGCTGGCCGGGCCGGTCGCGTTCACGCGCGACCACCTCGACGCCGGCGCGATGGCGCACCCGAACATCATGACCGAGAACCTGCGCGACGGCTCCGACGCGGTGGCCGACTGGCCGCTGCTGAACGCGATGATGAGCTGCTCGTCGATGGCCGATCTCGTCGCGATCCATTCGGGCGGTGGCGGCTACAGCGGCTACATGACGAGCGCGGGCATCACCGTCGTCGCCGACGGCAGCGCGGCCGCGAACGAGCGGCTGACGCTGTCGATGACGAACGACACCGCGCTCGGCGTGATCCGCTATGCGGACGCCGGCTACGAAGAAGCGCTCGACGAAGCGCAGCGCAAGCAGATTCCGCACATCCGGCTGTAA
- a CDS encoding MFS transporter — protein sequence MKQTAVPLDTADAVSPPTSSAGRAIAAASIGNALEWYDFSVYAFFAVYIAQNFFHRGDTGTELVEAFMAFGIGFIARPLGALAIGVYGDRAGRKAALTLTILVMAAGTGIIAFAPPYTAIGVGAPLLILCGRLLQGFSAGGEVGGAAAFLIEHAPADKKGRYASWLQASMAASNILGALVATGVTLTLSREQIGDWGWRIPFILGLAIAPVGLWLRKTLDETPHFRAEMARAAHAPAERKAPLLQVVRDYPRALVVGTGFSVLWAVCVYALVIYMPTHVQRALHFDGRDAFIASLVGNCLMAVTCVCAGSWSDRFGRRKVLTAGAVLMLVSVYPLLHWLADVHTLAALIVVQSAFCVMVAIFTGVAPAALSELFPTQVRATGMSLSYNIATTIFGGFAPAILAWLTQRSGNPFAPAWYVMVASVIALASIAALSSTSRHA from the coding sequence GTGAAGCAAACCGCGGTTCCCCTCGACACGGCCGACGCCGTGTCGCCCCCTACCTCGAGTGCCGGGCGCGCGATCGCCGCGGCGTCGATCGGCAACGCGCTGGAGTGGTACGACTTTTCCGTCTACGCATTCTTTGCCGTGTACATCGCGCAGAACTTCTTCCATCGCGGCGACACGGGCACCGAGCTGGTCGAGGCGTTCATGGCGTTCGGGATCGGCTTCATCGCGCGGCCGCTCGGCGCGCTCGCGATCGGCGTGTATGGCGATCGCGCGGGCCGCAAGGCCGCGCTAACGCTGACCATCCTCGTGATGGCGGCCGGCACCGGCATCATCGCGTTCGCGCCGCCGTACACGGCGATCGGCGTCGGCGCGCCGCTGCTGATCCTGTGCGGCCGCCTGCTGCAGGGCTTCTCGGCCGGCGGCGAAGTGGGCGGCGCCGCTGCGTTCCTGATCGAGCACGCGCCGGCGGACAAGAAGGGCCGCTACGCGTCGTGGCTGCAGGCGAGCATGGCCGCGTCGAACATCCTCGGCGCGCTGGTCGCGACCGGCGTGACGCTCACGCTGTCGCGCGAACAGATCGGCGACTGGGGCTGGCGGATCCCGTTCATCCTCGGCCTCGCGATCGCGCCGGTCGGCCTGTGGCTGCGCAAGACGCTCGACGAAACGCCGCATTTCCGCGCGGAGATGGCGCGTGCCGCGCATGCGCCGGCCGAACGCAAGGCGCCGCTGCTGCAGGTCGTGCGCGACTATCCGCGTGCGCTCGTGGTCGGCACCGGGTTCTCGGTGTTGTGGGCCGTATGTGTGTATGCGCTGGTGATCTACATGCCGACGCACGTGCAGCGCGCGCTGCATTTCGACGGGCGCGACGCGTTCATCGCGTCGCTGGTCGGCAACTGCCTGATGGCCGTCACCTGCGTGTGCGCCGGGAGCTGGTCCGACCGTTTCGGCCGGCGCAAGGTGCTGACGGCCGGCGCCGTGCTGATGCTCGTGTCGGTGTATCCGCTGCTGCACTGGCTCGCCGACGTGCACACGCTCGCCGCGCTGATCGTCGTGCAGAGCGCGTTCTGCGTGATGGTCGCGATCTTCACGGGCGTCGCGCCCGCCGCGCTGTCGGAGCTGTTCCCGACCCAGGTGCGCGCGACCGGCATGTCGCTGTCCTACAACATCGCCACGACGATCTTCGGCGGCTTCGCCCCGGCGATCCTCGCGTGGCTCACGCAACGGTCCGGCAACCCGTTCGCGCCCGCCTGGTATGTGATGGTCGCGAGCGTCATCGCGCTCGCGTCGATCGCCGCGCTGTCTTCCACGTCACGTCACGCCTGA